From Pseudomonas sp. B21-028, one genomic window encodes:
- a CDS encoding iron-containing alcohol dehydrogenase, translating into MSLSSFKIAHKLITGAAAIEQLAAELTRLDVDNPLIVTDAALVKSGTVDLALQHLGGRDYEIFDRVMPDPEIAIVEDCMQAYRDGGHDGLIGLGGGSAIDIAKCVGVYAGYHGELQDMFGVDQVPRKGPPMIAIPTTAGTGSEVTNVAILSDKAAQLKKGIVSDYLLPDVALVSPQMTLTCPPGVTAASGVDALSHAVESYLSLNASPITDALAIGAIKLISRALPKAFANPGHLQAREDMATASLMAGMAFGNAGVGAVHALAYPLGGRFHVSHGVANALLLPYVMQWNKMACVERMRDIAEAMGIKTGHLSDLEAADEAVEAMAALCSAVEIPKGLSGLGVTEGVIPSMAVEAAGIERLMRNNPRKLSVADIEKIYRAAY; encoded by the coding sequence ATGAGTCTTTCCTCATTCAAGATCGCCCACAAACTGATCACCGGTGCCGCTGCCATCGAGCAACTGGCGGCCGAACTGACACGGCTGGATGTGGATAACCCGCTGATCGTCACCGATGCCGCGCTGGTCAAGTCCGGCACCGTGGACCTGGCCCTGCAACACCTGGGCGGGCGCGACTACGAGATTTTCGACCGGGTCATGCCGGACCCGGAAATCGCCATCGTCGAAGACTGCATGCAGGCCTACCGTGACGGCGGCCATGACGGCCTGATCGGCCTGGGCGGTGGCAGCGCCATCGACATCGCCAAGTGCGTGGGCGTCTACGCCGGTTATCACGGCGAGCTGCAGGACATGTTCGGTGTCGACCAGGTACCCCGCAAGGGCCCGCCGATGATTGCCATTCCCACCACGGCGGGTACCGGCTCGGAGGTCACCAACGTGGCGATCCTGTCCGACAAGGCTGCGCAGCTGAAAAAGGGCATCGTCAGCGATTATCTGTTGCCGGACGTGGCGCTGGTCAGCCCGCAGATGACCCTGACCTGTCCTCCTGGCGTGACCGCGGCCAGTGGTGTCGATGCCCTGTCTCATGCCGTCGAATCCTACCTGTCGCTCAACGCCTCGCCGATCACCGATGCTCTGGCTATCGGTGCGATCAAATTGATCAGCCGCGCATTGCCCAAGGCTTTTGCCAACCCCGGCCACCTGCAGGCCCGTGAGGATATGGCGACCGCCAGCCTGATGGCCGGCATGGCGTTCGGCAATGCCGGAGTCGGGGCGGTGCATGCACTGGCTTATCCGCTGGGCGGACGCTTCCACGTGTCCCATGGCGTTGCCAATGCCTTACTGCTGCCCTATGTCATGCAGTGGAACAAGATGGCCTGCGTGGAGCGTATGCGGGACATTGCCGAAGCGATGGGCATAAAGACCGGCCACCTGAGTGATCTTGAAGCGGCCGACGAAGCGGTGGAGGCCATGGCCGCGTTGTGTAGCGCCGTAGAGATCCCCAAGGGCCTGAGCGGGCTGGGGGTCACCGAGGGCGTGATTCCGTCCATGGCCGTGGAGGCGGCGGGGATCGAGCGGTTGATGCGCAACAATCCGCGCAAGCTGAGCGTCGCGGATATCGAGAAGATCTACCGCGCGGCGTATTGA